In Erigeron canadensis isolate Cc75 chromosome 1, C_canadensis_v1, whole genome shotgun sequence, a single window of DNA contains:
- the LOC122604124 gene encoding uncharacterized membrane protein At4g09580-like codes for MEQEQEQLVRSESNDDNNIKKSSSKFPLTFLEMAGASGVVLSFAIGLAGVYLTLPDSDYSFLKLPRSLEDLHILRDHLENYTSDYTMQVLVGYCTVYIFMQTFMIPGTVFMSLLAGSLFGVLKGVALVVFAATAGASSCYFLSKLIGRPLILSLWPDKLVYFQDQVAKRRSGLLNYMLFLRVTPTLPNTFINVASPIVNVPYHIFFLATSIGLIPAAYVTVRAGIALGELRSVGDLYDIQSIGTLFLIGLVSITPTLISNKNKP; via the exons ATGGAACAGGAACAAGAACAGCTTGTGAGATCAGAAtcaaatgatgataataatattaaaaaatcatcatcaaaatttcCCTTAACATTTTTGGAAATGGCGGGTGCATCCGGCGTCGTTTTGTCTTTCGCCATTGGTCTCGCCGGAGTTTACCTAACCCTGCCGGATTCTGATTATAGCTTCCTTAAGCTTCCAAGAAGTCTTGAAGATCTTCATATTCTCag AGACCATCTTGAAAATTATACAAGTGACTACACGATGCAGGTTCTTGTGGGGTATTGCACCGTCTACATCTTTATGCAGACATTTATGATACCAGGAACCGTTTTTATGTCTTTGCTTGCAGGATCCCTTTTTGGGGTCCTAAAAGGTGTAGCTTTGGTAGTCTTTGCCGCCACAGCCGGTGCATCTTCTTGCTACTTCCTATCCAAATTGATAGGGCGGCCCCTTATCTTGTCTCTCTGGCCCGATAAACTTGTATATTTCCAGGATCAG gtgGCAAAAAGGCGAAGTGGACTGCTCAATTATATGCTTTTCTTAAGGGTGACTCCGACGTTGCCAAATACGTTTATTAATGTTGCCTCTCCAATTGTTAATGTGCCGTATCATATTTTCTTCTTGGCAACTTCCATTGGCCTGATTCCCGCAGCTTATGTAACTGTCAGG GCTGGAATAGCTCTTGGTGAACTACGGTCGGTTGGAGATCTGTATGACATACAGTCTATTGGCACCTTATTTCTCATAGGCCTAGTGTCCATTACTCCTACATTGATAAGCAACAAGAACAAACCATAG
- the LOC122584851 gene encoding protein SAMBA — MSNSSLTSSPARSSISTTAIIGGNAISSSLGGDDVNFPSDLITIQDRKDEALRALKSELTAALNKEVRTLDEDSWMFEGPRSRIHLISRPGGLLSKHAETMKHKLATLKRNQSASIK, encoded by the exons ATGAGCAACAGTTCGCTGACGTCATCACCGGCACGATCTTCGATATCGACGACGGCGATCATCGGAGGCAACGCTATATCGTCGTCATTAGGCGGCGATGACGTCAACTTCCCAAGCGATTTGATTACCATCCAAGATCGTAAAGATGAGGCTCTTCGag CTTTAAAGTCCGAATTGACAGCCGCACTAAACAAGGAAGTTAGAACGTTGGATGAAGATAGTTGGATGTTTGAAGGACCTCGTTCTCGTATTCACCTTATATCAAGACCAG GTGGTCTACTAAGCAAGCATGCAGAAACAATGAAGCATAAATTGGCTACCCTGAAAAGGAATCAAAGTGCTTCAATCAAGTAG
- the LOC122601842 gene encoding RNA-binding protein 34, with protein sequence MGKKNKESNPENPNNPSTPASSNNIFKSLFNLDQNSPKDSIFSDSNPFRATKPVKESRQKQLQEILHLDIDSPQNNDTQIPKSADNKLLSKRKRKEKIPTKDFGSDGSDIEAEVKKSKIEDGFVLESDKVVNFDEKKKKKRKRSEVEAEYEERKYGGVDLENKEVEEGKRKIGVKRKEVDKGEELLVAKEGFDDEAKLLRTVFVGNLPLKVKKKALMREFSQFGEIESIRIRSIPLLDDKTPRKGAIIKKQINDAVDRVNAYIVFKMEDSAQASLSHNMAVVGGNHIHVDRACPPRKKLKGENAPLYDSKRTVFIGNLPFDVKDEELYQLFTGFNNLKDSIEAIRVVRDPGTSMGKGIAYVLFQTREAANTVVRKHKLKIRDRELRLSHALKANSTPLKRKEPSSADGYNPSKKAAVGTNTSYQGIQATKSGGQKKFATRIAKPVRSESRSQNVVKRKVRSEKRPSVAARKAAANATRTGGDGGGGGGMKRKSENRTPQSNSKNKKPRKFR encoded by the exons ATgggcaaaaaaaataaagaatccAACCCTGAAAACCCTAATAATCCTTCAACACCagcttcatcaaacaatatCTTCAAATCCCTTTTTAATCTCGACCAAAATAGCCcaaaagattcaatcttttcaGATTCTAACCCATTTAGAGCAACCAAACCCGTAAAAGAATCACGACAAAAACAACTTCAAGAAATCCTGCATTTAGAcattgacagcccacaaaacaATGACACCCAGATCCCAAAATCTGCAGATAACAAGTTATtaagcaaaagaaaaagaaaagaaaaaatacccacaaaagatTTTGGGTCAGATGGGTCAGATATTGAAGCAGAGGTTAAGAAATCCAAGATTGAAGATGGGTTTGTTTTAGAAAGTGATAAAGTTGTGAACTTtgatgaaaagaagaaaaagaaaagaaagaggagTGAAGTTGAAGCAGAGtatgaagaaagaaaatatgGAGGGGTGGATTTGGAAAATAAGGAAGTTGAGGAGGGTAAAAGGAAAATTGGGGTGAAGAGGAAGGAAGTGGATAAAGGTGAGGAATTGCTTGTTGCAAAAGAAGGATTTGATGATGAGGCAAAGTTGTTGAGAACTGTGTTTGTTGGCAATTTGCCattgaaagttaaaaagaagGCTTTGATGAGAGAGTTTAGCCAGTTTGGTGAAATCGAATCGATTCGGATTCGGTCTATCCCTTTGTTAGAT gACAAGACTCCGAGGAAAGGTGCCATAATCAAAAAGCAAATCAATGATGCTGTTGACAG GGTTAATGCGTACATTGTTTTTAAGATGGAGGATTCTGCACAAGCTTCTTTGTCTCATAACATGGCAGTG GTTGGTGGAAATCATATTCATGTGGACAGAGCTTGCCCACCTCGCAAGAAATTGAAGGGTGAGAATGCTCCACTCTATGACAGCAAAAGGACTGTTTTTATTGGCAACCTCCCGTTTGATGTGAAG GATGAAGAACTTTATCAGCTATTTACTGGTTTCAATAATCTAAAAGACAGCATCGAGGCAATTCGAGTTGTCAGAGATCCTGGTACAAGCATGGGAAAGGGAATTGCTTATGTTTTGTTTCAAACAAgg GAAGCAGCAAATACAGTCGTGAGAAAACATAAACTGAAGATTCGAGACAGGGAGCTGAGGTTATCTCATGCCTTGAAAGCAAACTCAACCCCATTGAAACGGAAAGAACCATCATCCGCAGACGGTTACAATCCTTCGAAGAAGGCAGCTGTTGGCACCAACACTTCTTACCAAGGAATCCAGGCGACTAAATCTGGTGGCCAAAAGAAGTTTGCCACTAGAATTGCAAAACCTGTCAGGTCTGAATCAAGAAGTCAAAATGTGGTGAAGCGAAAAGTGCGCTCGGAAAAGAGGCCATCTGTTGCCGCTAGAAAGGCTGCAGCAAATGCAACTAGgactggtggtgatggtggcggcggtggagGTATGAAACGCAAGTCAGAAAACCGTACGCCACAGAGTAATAGTAAGAACAAGAAACCTAGAAAATTCAGATAA
- the LOC122585150 gene encoding alpha/beta hydrolase domain-containing protein 17C-like, translating to MGCVISNLSAKFAFFPPSPATYQIKKQEDGKLTAVYTSSLLPLTSAAGGIDDGCSVDVLSLKTRRGNKIVAFYLKNPYARLTLLYSHGNAADLGQLFDLFVQLKANLRVNLMGYDYSGYGASTGKPSELNTYADIEAVYECLQTEYGVGQEDLILYGQSVGSGPTLHLASKLPRLRGVVLHSAILSGLRVVCHVNCRFCFDIYKNVNKIRKVKSPTLVIHGTDDDVVNWLHGNRLWKMAKDPYEPLWIKGGGHCNLELYPDYIRHLYKFIYDMETVTTKSRLTKIKQKFRISKKSKSGKSTANCCCIKFGKPSCPDCPKPRCPKCCDLECLQPRCCRLNWNWCCCRLPKPKCPDVKLPKCSPCLRCRCGCSCGCGCFTCLCKCLRITCW from the exons ATGGGTTGTGTAATATCTAATTTGAGTGCCAAATTTGCCTTCTTTCCACCATCTCCAGCCACATACCAGATAAAGAAACAAGAAGATGGCAAGTTAACAGCTGTTTACACGTCATCTTTATTGCCACTGACATCAGCAGCTGGTGGCATTGATGATGGATGTTCAGTTGATGTGTTGTCTCTAAAAACTAGAAGAGGGAACAAGATTGTAGCTTTTTACCTTAAGAATCCATATGCAAGACTTACCCTATTGTATTCTCATGGTAATGCTGCTGATTTGGGTCAACTGTTTGACTTATTTGTTCAACTCAAAGCCAATCTCAGAGTCAATCTTATGGG ATATGATTATTCAGGCTATGGAGCGTCAACTGGCAAG CCAAGTGAGCTTAATACATATGCAGACATTGAGGCCGTATACGAGTGCCTTCAAACAGAGTATGGAGTTGGCCAGGAAGACTTGATTCTCTATGGACAGTCGGTCGGAAGTGGCCCCACATTACACCTGGCTTCAAAATTACCAAGGTTAAGAGGTGTTGTGTTACACAGTGCAATTCTTTCTGGCCTTCGTGTCGTCTGTCATGTCAACTGCAGATTTTGCTTTGATATATACAAG AATGTTAACAAAATCCGGAAGGTGAAGTCCCCCACACTTGTGATACAT GGTACAGATGACGATGTTGTAAACTGGCTACACGGGAATCGACTGTGGAAAATGGCCAAGGACCCATATGAACCGTTATGGATCAAAGGAGGTGGGCATTGCAACTTAGAACTCTACCCCGACTACATCCGTCATCTTTACAAGTTCATATATGACATGGAAACCGTGACCACAAAAAGCCGACTTACAAAGATTAAACAAAAGTTCCGAATatcaaaaaagtcaaaatctgGGAAGTCAACCGCTAATTGCTGTTGTATAAAATTCGGGAAGCCAAGCTGCCCGGACTGTCCGAAACCTCGGTGTCCGAAATGTTGTGACCTGGAGTGTTTGCAACCTCGCTGCTGTCGTCTGAATTGGAATTGGTGCTGTTGCAGGTTGCCAAAACCGAAATGCCCAGATGTGAAATTACCTAAATGCTCTCCATGTTTGAGATGCAGATGTGGATGCAGTTGTGGATGTGGATGCTTTACATGTTTATGCAAGTGTCTACGGATCACTTGTTGGTGA